In the genome of Fulvivirga maritima, one region contains:
- a CDS encoding CCA tRNA nucleotidyltransferase, which translates to MDYTDQLEKKPVFQIVKQAADELGVEAYVIGGYVRDLLLKRPSKDIDFVCVGSGIELAKKVAEKLDNSHLSVFKNFGTAQVKAGDWEYEFVGARKESYRRDSRKPIVEDGSLEDDQNRRDFTINALAIGLSSPIYGKMLDPFGGQKDLKRKMIKTPLDPDITFSDDPLRMLRAIRFASQLTFDIAPDTFDGIVRNAERINIVSKERISDELNKIILSKVPSYGFKLLFHAGLLQHIFPQMMDLHGVDVIDGKSHKDNFYHTLQVLDNTAQQSDDLWLRWAAILHDIAKPATKRFHKKVGWTFHGHEDKGARMVPKIFRQLKLPLNDKMQYVQKLVKLHLRPIALVKDDITDTAVRRLLFEAGDDIEDLMTLCRADVTSKNDSKVKRYLANFKKVEEKMLEVEEKDRIRNFQPPISGEEIMTLFKIKPGRVIGEIKEEIKEAILEGQIANNKDEAWSYMLDIAAKKGLSTE; encoded by the coding sequence ATGGATTATACAGATCAGCTGGAGAAAAAGCCTGTTTTTCAAATAGTAAAGCAAGCCGCAGATGAACTAGGAGTAGAAGCTTATGTAATAGGAGGGTATGTGCGAGATTTATTGCTCAAACGCCCTTCTAAAGACATAGATTTCGTGTGTGTGGGTAGCGGCATTGAGTTAGCTAAGAAAGTAGCTGAAAAGTTAGATAATTCACATCTTTCGGTATTTAAAAATTTTGGCACAGCTCAGGTAAAGGCAGGAGACTGGGAATATGAGTTTGTAGGAGCAAGAAAAGAATCTTACAGAAGAGACAGTCGTAAGCCTATCGTGGAAGATGGTTCTTTGGAAGATGATCAGAACCGAAGAGATTTTACAATTAATGCGCTGGCTATAGGCTTGTCATCTCCAATTTATGGTAAAATGCTTGATCCTTTTGGAGGGCAGAAAGACCTGAAAAGAAAGATGATCAAAACACCTTTGGATCCTGATATCACTTTTTCAGATGATCCTTTGCGTATGCTGCGAGCCATTCGGTTTGCCTCACAATTAACCTTTGACATTGCTCCTGATACTTTTGATGGTATAGTAAGAAATGCTGAAAGGATAAATATAGTTTCTAAGGAGCGGATTAGTGATGAACTCAATAAAATCATCCTGTCTAAGGTTCCATCATACGGGTTTAAACTCTTATTTCACGCTGGCCTTTTACAACATATCTTTCCTCAGATGATGGATCTTCATGGGGTAGATGTAATAGATGGGAAGTCACATAAAGACAACTTCTACCATACGCTTCAGGTACTGGATAATACTGCTCAGCAATCTGATGATTTGTGGCTACGGTGGGCAGCTATTCTGCATGATATAGCTAAGCCTGCTACTAAGCGGTTTCATAAAAAAGTGGGCTGGACCTTCCATGGTCATGAAGATAAAGGAGCTCGCATGGTGCCTAAGATTTTCAGACAGCTAAAATTGCCTTTGAATGATAAGATGCAGTACGTGCAAAAGTTAGTAAAGCTTCATTTAAGGCCTATTGCGCTGGTTAAAGATGATATTACAGACACAGCAGTTCGCAGGCTACTTTTTGAAGCAGGAGATGATATTGAAGATTTAATGACCCTGTGCCGGGCTGATGTGACCTCTAAAAATGATAGCAAGGTGAAGCGGTACCTGGCTAACTTTAAGAAAGTGGAAGAAAAAATGCTGGAGGTGGAAGAGAAAGATAGAATCAGAAACTTTCAACCTCCTATCAGTGGTGAGGAAATAATGACCTTATTCAAAATTAAGCCAGGAAGAGTGATAGGGGAGATAAAGGAAGAGATAAAAGAAGCCATACTTGAAGGACAAATTGCTAACAATAAAGACGAAGCATGGAGCTATATGCTTGATATTGCGGCTAAGAAAGGGCTTTCAACTGAATAA
- a CDS encoding PorP/SprF family type IX secretion system membrane protein → MYRFLIIALVVLVSAAGPVRAQDPQFSQYYSAPLYLNPGFTGITQEHRVTFNHRLQWPNLPQAFATYSASYDVFVDELRSGFGIMASTDKMGSAGWRTSYVGLLYSYKVRLSENWVFSPGLYFAYGSNGLDRSKLLLRDGLEYDGQSIDPEVNRLGNQNYFDFSAGMVLYNRSLWLGVSSYHMNEPNMSVLGNESRLPMKVNIHGGMKLPLYSGPRKLARVSYITPSFVYKFQGSQFQQLDVGLQYHIDPIAVGVWYRGIPIQDDVDNEGETLQMVQKDALVLVMSFMLKNLQIGYSYDFTVSRLETTTGGSHEISLVYEFSNDKRKKKKAMKLIPCPSFNSKEGFWN, encoded by the coding sequence ATGTATCGATTTTTAATAATAGCTTTAGTTGTGTTAGTGAGTGCTGCAGGTCCGGTGAGAGCTCAGGATCCTCAGTTTTCACAGTATTATTCGGCACCGTTATACTTAAACCCGGGGTTTACGGGTATTACGCAGGAGCACAGGGTCACTTTTAACCACAGGTTGCAGTGGCCTAACTTGCCACAAGCGTTTGCCACTTATTCGGCTTCTTATGATGTTTTTGTAGATGAGCTGAGGAGTGGTTTTGGAATTATGGCCTCTACTGATAAAATGGGGTCTGCAGGTTGGAGAACATCTTACGTGGGGCTTTTATATTCCTATAAAGTGAGGCTTAGTGAAAACTGGGTGTTTTCACCAGGACTTTACTTTGCCTATGGAAGTAACGGACTAGATCGCTCTAAGCTTCTGCTTAGAGATGGTCTTGAATATGATGGTCAATCAATAGATCCTGAAGTGAATAGATTAGGAAATCAAAACTATTTTGACTTTTCAGCCGGTATGGTACTTTATAACCGTAGCTTGTGGTTAGGTGTGTCTTCATACCATATGAATGAGCCGAATATGTCTGTTCTGGGTAATGAGAGTAGGTTGCCTATGAAAGTGAATATACATGGAGGTATGAAGCTTCCTTTATATTCCGGCCCGAGAAAATTGGCCAGAGTATCATATATTACTCCTTCTTTCGTCTATAAATTTCAAGGATCGCAGTTTCAGCAATTAGATGTTGGCTTGCAGTACCATATAGACCCTATAGCCGTTGGAGTATGGTATAGAGGTATTCCGATTCAAGATGATGTAGATAATGAAGGAGAGACCTTGCAAATGGTTCAGAAAGATGCATTAGTATTAGTGATGAGCTTTATGCTTAAGAATCTTCAGATCGGTTATAGCTATGACTTTACCGTTTCACGCTTAGAAACCACTACAGGCGGATCTCACGAGATATCACTGGTTTATGAGTTTTCTAATGATAAGAGAAAGAAAAAGAAAGCTATGAAGCTGATACCTTGTCCTTCATTTAATAGCAAAGAAGGTTTCTGGAATTAG
- a CDS encoding cellulase family glycosylhydrolase: protein MKGINLGNWLLWEGYLMMGDFEYRTHTQFFDGVKSAFGGDLNQAIEFEHQWRLNYVNEQTIIDLKNMGFNSVRIPFHFNLFWDWNSYSASDRGFQYIDRVVDFCRAHGMYVLLDMHAAPGYQNPGDHSDNNDSNSSQPRESVHFWDGDNINIASQVWRHIANHYKNEPVVWGYDLLNEPVPQPGREYELMPSLITMRNAIREVDSNHIIVAEGSWWGSDMSKLDWQDGYTQSQTGVYAKWDDNLVYQTHHYANDASDLNGRLATTNRLNVPLILGEYGENNNSVIREMTDWCINNNVGYFPWSFKKMYHDRCLWTIHPYSNYNQVRDYIKYGGTPPANAYNNMISFCQNNIGNGTPGFTFHQGFYDAVKFTGGPINNEAPIGQTIWLRGSNGQYVSSENGEAGIMCNRASVGDWEQFTVVSTSDGKIGLQGSNGQFVSSENGESPMMCNRESISGWEAFEWIDMGNGTVAFRGFNGNYVSSENGESAMYCNRETIGDWEVFAWGIAGSSARMASTVNKEQITSQTLIYPNPVINKVFNLDIRSLNMESPEKHLFIIDNAGKMIFTEYFSTETTEVHLPASVKKGIYYLVIKSGKAQNTTKLIIE, encoded by the coding sequence ATGAAAGGTATCAACCTTGGCAACTGGCTATTATGGGAAGGCTATCTCATGATGGGTGATTTTGAGTATCGTACCCATACTCAATTTTTTGATGGAGTTAAATCTGCCTTTGGTGGAGATTTAAACCAAGCCATTGAATTTGAACATCAATGGCGATTAAATTATGTTAACGAGCAGACTATTATTGATCTGAAAAACATGGGCTTTAATTCTGTTAGAATTCCTTTTCATTTCAACTTGTTTTGGGACTGGAACAGCTACAGTGCATCAGATCGAGGTTTTCAGTACATTGACAGGGTCGTGGATTTCTGTCGAGCACATGGCATGTATGTGTTGTTAGATATGCATGCTGCTCCAGGCTATCAAAATCCAGGAGACCATAGTGATAATAACGATTCAAACTCAAGCCAACCACGAGAATCGGTTCATTTTTGGGATGGAGATAACATTAATATTGCCTCTCAAGTATGGCGACATATAGCGAATCACTACAAAAATGAGCCTGTAGTTTGGGGCTATGATCTTCTTAATGAACCTGTTCCTCAACCAGGCAGGGAATATGAGCTTATGCCCTCATTAATTACTATGCGCAATGCCATTAGAGAGGTAGACAGTAATCATATTATAGTGGCAGAAGGAAGCTGGTGGGGGTCAGACATGTCCAAGCTAGACTGGCAAGATGGCTATACACAAAGCCAAACGGGTGTGTATGCTAAGTGGGACGATAATTTAGTCTATCAAACCCATCATTATGCTAATGATGCCTCTGATCTCAACGGACGGCTAGCCACTACAAATCGATTAAATGTTCCGCTGATATTAGGTGAGTACGGTGAAAATAATAACTCTGTTATCAGGGAAATGACTGATTGGTGCATTAATAATAATGTAGGCTACTTCCCTTGGTCTTTTAAGAAAATGTATCATGATCGCTGTTTATGGACTATTCACCCCTATAGCAACTATAATCAGGTGAGAGATTATATAAAGTATGGCGGAACACCTCCTGCCAATGCCTATAATAATATGATCAGCTTCTGCCAAAATAATATAGGTAATGGAACTCCGGGCTTCACTTTTCATCAGGGGTTTTATGATGCGGTGAAATTCACGGGTGGCCCTATTAATAATGAAGCACCAATTGGCCAAACCATTTGGCTGAGAGGAAGTAACGGCCAATATGTATCATCAGAAAATGGAGAGGCCGGCATAATGTGTAACCGGGCTTCTGTTGGTGACTGGGAGCAATTCACAGTAGTAAGTACCAGCGACGGTAAAATTGGTTTACAAGGCTCTAATGGCCAATTTGTATCTTCTGAAAACGGCGAATCACCTATGATGTGCAACAGGGAATCAATAAGTGGCTGGGAAGCCTTTGAGTGGATTGACATGGGAAATGGCACTGTAGCCTTTCGTGGTTTTAACGGAAATTACGTTTCCTCTGAAAATGGTGAATCTGCCATGTATTGCAATAGAGAAACCATTGGAGATTGGGAAGTATTTGCCTGGGGAATTGCAGGTAGCTCAGCACGAATGGCCAGTACCGTTAACAAAGAGCAAATAACCTCTCAAACCTTAATTTACCCTAATCCCGTAATAAACAAGGTATTCAATTTAGATATCAGATCTCTTAATATGGAATCACCTGAAAAGCATCTATTCATTATTGACAATGCAGGAAAAATGATATTTACAGAATATTTTTCAACTGAAACCACTGAAGTACACCTGCCTGCATCAGTAAAAAAAGGAATATATTATCTGGTGATAAAATCAGGAAAAGCACAGAACACCACTAAATTGATTATAGAATAA
- a CDS encoding tetratricopeptide repeat protein encodes MKALRRTIILAFSLFVTLTTFAQDDQQPAERKAPSAGQVFSGHYARVYGMAMRYNDYSMAKNALYNLYVENPQNDSILYSLSALYLQTGQYASAAISSQDILQMRPKHTGAMEILAVSYENLGVKDKALDTYESLYLESDDFETLYKIAFLQFDLKRYKESTTNADILLGEAQADSLTVVYEDANQKQKEYPIKVAIHNLKGLIAQAQGNISAAKKEFEAALKIAPDFILAKQNMEALEAKK; translated from the coding sequence ATGAAAGCTCTGAGAAGAACTATTATACTTGCTTTTTCCTTATTTGTAACGCTTACCACGTTTGCGCAAGATGATCAGCAACCGGCAGAAAGGAAAGCACCTTCAGCTGGTCAGGTTTTTTCTGGTCACTATGCTAGAGTGTACGGTATGGCTATGAGGTACAATGATTACTCTATGGCTAAAAATGCACTTTACAACTTATATGTAGAAAATCCTCAAAACGATTCAATACTATATTCACTATCAGCTTTGTATTTGCAAACAGGTCAATATGCATCTGCTGCTATAAGCTCTCAGGATATTCTGCAAATGAGACCTAAGCATACTGGGGCTATGGAGATATTAGCCGTTAGCTATGAAAATTTAGGAGTGAAAGATAAGGCTTTAGATACTTATGAGTCTTTGTATTTAGAGTCCGATGATTTTGAAACTTTATATAAAATTGCTTTCCTTCAATTTGATTTGAAAAGATATAAAGAAAGTACTACCAACGCCGATATATTGTTAGGAGAGGCTCAAGCCGATTCTCTAACCGTGGTTTACGAAGATGCTAATCAAAAGCAAAAGGAATACCCTATAAAGGTGGCTATTCATAATTTGAAAGGATTAATAGCGCAGGCTCAAGGTAATATATCTGCCGCTAAAAAGGAGTTTGAAGCTGCTTTGAAGATTGCACCAGACTTTATACTGGCCAAGCAAAACATGGAAGCACTAGAGGCGAAGAAATAA